Genomic segment of Terriglobales bacterium:
TGCCCCCAGTGGAGCACATCACCGAAACCGTGGCGTGGGGCGTCGAAACCGGCAAGATCAAGTTCCAGCCGGTTGCCGACGGGGAAAAAGTTTACGCCTACCATGACCCGTGTTACCTCGGCCGCCACAACCAGATTTATGACGCGCCGCGGGCGGTGCTCGACGCCATCCCCGGACTGAAGCGCGTGGAGATGAAGCGGTCGCGTGACCGTTCGTTCTGCTGCGGCGGCGGCGGCCTGATGCTGTTTTACGAGCCGAAAGAAGAACAGCGCATGGGCGTCTTGCGGGTGAGGATGGCCGCCGAGGCCGGCGCCAGCGTGATCGTAACCGCCTGCCCGTTCTGCCTCGCCAATATAGAAGATGCGATCAAGGTCGCTGGTATGGAATCCACCCTGACCGCGATCGACTTTACAGAATTAGTGGACCGGCAAATGCAGCGAAGCAGCACCCCGGATTCGAGCAAGAACCAGGAGCAGGAAGCACCCGTCATGGCCTAACGCGCCATGCGAAATTTTTTCGCGGAGGTACAACGTGGACATTTTGGTTTGCGCCAAGCGCGTACCGGACATGTCGGAGAACGAGATCGAACTCAATGCCAACGACATTGAGCGTGACGATCTAGTGTATTCGATCAACGAATGGGACAACTACGCGGTCGAGGAGGCGATCCAGATCCGCGACCGGGTGGGCGGAAACGTCACCGTGGTCACGGTCGGCGGCGAAGACGACGAAGAAATCCTGCGCCGGGAAATGGCCATGGGCGCCAACCAGGGCGTTCTTGTCTGTGATGAATCTTTCGCCGGCTCGGACGGCGCCGGCATCGCCGCCATTCTGAAGGCCTACGTTCAGAAAAACCATTTCGACCTCATCCTCACCGGAGTGCAGGCGGAGGACGGGTGCGCGCAGGTAGGCGGCATGTTGGCCGCGATGCTCGACTACCCGTTCGCGTCGCTGGTGAATGCCATCGAGGTGCTCGACGCCGGGAAGCTGAAGATCACCCGCGAAATCGAGGGCGGGAACAAGGAGATCAGCGAGATCGATCTGCCGTGCGTGCTCTCCATTCAGACCGGCATCAACGAGCCGCGCTACGTCGGAATGCGCGGAATTCAGAAAGTAGCCTCGGCAAAGATTCCCGTCTTCGGCGCTGCGGACCTCGGCATAGCCCCCCAGTGCGCCGGGCAAGCTGCCGCCAAGGTACATCGCGAGGATTATTTTGTTCCGCCGACAGGGGCGGGCGCCGAGATGCTTCGCGGTAGTCGCGAGGAAATGGTCGAAAAAGTAGTTGAGCTGCTAAGAGCGAACGGAGGCCTGAAATGACGGCTCGCATCTTTGCTTATATTTCGCACAAGGCCGGAATGGTGGACGACTCGGCGGGTGAGTTCATCGCCGCCGCCAAGAAGTTGGATCCCGCCGCGACTCCGGTTGCGATTTTGACCGGCAATGGCGCGGATCTGGACGCTGCGTGCAAGAATTTGCCTGCCGGTTTTGCCGAGGTGTGGAAGATTGCAAACCCGGCGCTCGCGTACCCCAACGCCGAATTGATCCGCAAAGCTCTCGTCAAAATCGTGCCCGGCGGCGGCATCGTGCTCGTCGCTCACGATCACTTTGGAATCGACCTCGCCCCCGGACTTTCGGTGAAGTTGAACGCTGCGTACGTCTCCGACGTGTTGAACATTGACGGCGTAGAGGGTGTTCGACTGAAAGCGGTGCGCCAGGAACTGGGCGGACAGGTCAGCGCCCACGTTCGCTGCGATGTTTCATCTGGCGCGGTGATCACGATCCGGCCCGGAGCATTCAAGTCGGTCGACAGCACTGGCGCGCAACCAGGGGTTGTGGACAAGTCCTCGGAGGCCGGCGAGTTGGTGGCGCGGCGGCGTTATCTGCGGACCATCGCCGCCGAGGCCGGCGATGTCGACATCACCAAGCAGACCGTCCTGGTCTCCGTGGGACGTGGAATCCAGGATAAAGACAACATCGCGATTGCGCAGGAACTGGCCGATGCGCTCGGCTGCGCCGTTTCCTGCTCGCGTCCGGTTGTCGATGCCAAGTGGATGGAGAAGTCACGTCAGGTTGGCACCTCCGGTCAGACCGTACGTCCCAAGGTTTACCTCGCCTGCGGCATCAGCGGCGCGTTCCAGCACCTGGCGGGAATCAAGGGGAACGCGCTCATCATTGCCATCAACAAAAACCCCAAGGCCCCGATTTTCCAGGCAGCCCAGGTCGGAATCGTCGCCGACATTCTGGAGTTCCTGCCGGAGCTCACCACCAAAATCAACGAAATGCGCTGCGCGACGCGCTGAAAGGCACCGGCCATGATTGCTAACAAAACCCTGAAGCTGAGCTTGAAAGCTCTGCGCGACTTTGCCAAGAAACGCCTGCCCGACGCCGAACTGCTGGAACTGGACCGCAAGGACGAATGTCCCCTGGAGATCGTCCGCCAGATGTGCGCCGGAGATCTCGCGATCCAGCTTTTATTTATTCCCGAGGAATTCGGCGGCATGGGAGGCGGCGCCTTCGATGTTTACTGCATATGCGAAGAGATGGCGCGCATTGATCTGGGCATCGCGACCGGTGTCCTGGCAACGTTTCTCGGCAGCGATCCCGTCCGCGTTGGCGGTACGAGAGAGCAGAAGAAGCAGTGGCTGGGGCGAATCGCGGAGCAGGGCATCCTGTTTGCCTACGGCGCCACCGAGCCGGAGGCGGGCAGCGACCTGGGCGCGCTGAAGAGCACGGCGGAGCGCGTGATGGATGGCGACCGCATCGTCGGCTACAAGATCACCGGCAACAAGCAATGGATCAGCAACGGTGGAGTGGCCGATGCCTACAGCGTTCTTGCCAGTGCTCCCGGTGGCCCGAGTTGGTTCGTGGTTGAAAAAGGCGTCAAGGGTTTCACCCATGACAATCCCGAGGAGAAGCATGGCATCCGCCTGAGCAACACGGCCGCGCTGGCGTTCGACAACGTGTACGTCGACGCCGACCGCCTGCTGGGTGGAGTCGAAGGTCAAGGCCTGCTGCAGGCGCAAGCGGTGTTTGGCTACACCAGGCTCATGGTGGCAGCGTTCGGACTCGGAGCAGGATGGTCTGCCCTGGACCGCGCGATTCCCTACTCCAAGAAACGGATTCAGGGTGGCGCGCCGCTCTCCGAGAAGCAGGGATACACCCACAAGCTGATCGTGCCGCACGTGGCGCGACTCGAGGCCGCGCGCGCCTACATCGAGGAAACCGCGACGCGCATCGACGCTGCGGGCGAAGGCAGCCTGAACACCGAAGGCGCGATTGCGAAATACATGGCCACCGAGGCCGGCAATGGCGCTGCCGAAGCCAGCATCCAGGCACTCGGCGGCTACGGGTACACCCACGAGTACATGGTGGAAAAGATCAGCCGGGACGTTCGTATCACCACCATCTACGAAGGCACCTCCGAGATCATGGAGATGACCATCAGTCGCGACCGTTGGCAGTCGCACTTGAAAACTCGCGGCCAGTACTACCACGACGAAGCCAGGAAGCTGGAAGCTCTGCATGCCAGGCACCCGTACGCCGGCGCCGATACTGCGGCGCTGGCCTCGCACGCGCTCGCCGAGGTGATGGAGAAAGCGCGCGTCACGCGTCTGACCCGCTATCAGCACGTTCTTCTACGCCTTGGCGAATTGATTGCCTACGCGGAATGCGCCGGCTGCCTGGCGCGTCGCACCGCTCTTGCGGAGGAAAACAAGCTGCCGGAGAAGGCAAGCCGCCGCTTTGACGCCGTGTCACTCGCAACCCTGGCACGAATCTTTGCGCGCGACGCTGCGCTCAAGGTGGCTGAAGACGGGATGCGTTTGATTATCGGCGGAGGCGGCGTGAGCGACTCCGAGCTGCCCGCCTTCGAGGAAGCTTTGCGATTGCCTGCCATTCACCGGGCACAAAAAGGTTTGTTGGCAGACATGGATGCCATCGCGGATGTCCTCTACGATCGCGCGGGTAAGAGCGCACGACTGTCCGCCTGATTCGAACCTGCAGCAACCTGGCCGAGCGCGGGCCAGGCGGTTGGTGTCGAGGAGCGCGCCATCATGGAAAACAATGTTCATCGAGCGATCGCGATTGTGGGCGTCGGCGCGGTGTTGCCCGACGCTCCCAACGCGACGGCTTTCTGGAACAACGTGAAGAGCGGCCGGTACAGCATCAGCGATGTGGAACCAAGTCGATGGGACCCGGGAATGTACTACGACCCCGACCCGGCCGCGCCCGACAAAACGTATTCCAAGGTCGGCGGCTGGGTGCGCGAGTTCACCTGGGACCCGATGAAGTGGAAGCTGCCGATCCCGCCGCGCGTCTCCGCCGCGATGGACGAATCGCAGCAGTGGGCGATCAAGTGCACGCGTGACGCGCTCGAAGACTATGGCCACCCCAAGCGCTCATTCGATCCCGAACGAACCGCTGTGATCCTGGGCAACGCCATGGGCGGGGAGAAGCACTACCTCACGGTGCTGCGCGTGCTGTATCCGGAGTACGCGCGCGAATTGGCGGTGAGCGCATCTTTCGCCGCGCTCCCGGAAGCCGTGCGCCGCACCATCCTCGATGAACTGCACGACCGCATGAACCACAAGCTTCCGTTGGTGACCGAAGATACCATGCCGGGCGAGTTATCCAACGTCATCGCCGGGCGGATTGCGAACCTGTTCAATTTTCACGGCCCGAATTACGTCACCGACGCGGCGTGCGCCTCGGCCATGGCGGCGCTGAGCGCGGCGGTGGACGGACTGGCGGAACATGATTTTGACCTGGCGCTCACCGGCGGCATCGATCGCAACATGGGCCCCTCGACGTTCGTAAAGTTCTGCAAGATCGGCGCGCTGTCGCCCACCGGCTCACGGCCGTACGCGCAGGGAGCGGACGGATTTGTCATGGGTGAAGGCGCGGCCGTACTCCTGCTCAAGCGCCTGGCGGATGCCGAGCGCGATGATGACAAGATTTATGCCGTCATCCGCGGGGTTGGAGGATCCAGCGACGGCAAAGGCAAAGGCATCACCGCACCGAATCCCATCGGCCAGCGCATTGCCATGCAGCGCGCCTGGGAGGATGCCGGACTCTCGCCGGCGACCGCGACTTTGATCGAAGGTCACGGCACCTCCACCCGGGTGGGTGACGTGGTGGAAGTGCAAAGCCTGATCGACGTGCTGAAGGGAGTGGATCTGCCGCCGCACTCGGTGGCGCTCGGTTCCGTGAAGTCAAACTTCGGGCATCTGAAGAGCGCGGCTGGGGCTGCGGGCGTGCTGAAGGCAGCACTGGCAGTGCACGACAAGGTGCTGCCGCCCAGCTTGCATTGCGAGCACCCAACTCCCGACATCGACTTTGCTCACTCCCCGGTTTATCCGAACACGGAGCTGAAGCCATGGACGATGCCGCCCGAGGGCGTGCGGCGCGTCGGGGTGAGCGCGTTCGGCTTCGGCGGCACGAACTTCCACATCGTGCTCGAAGAGCACATTCCCCACAGGCTCACAGGCAATGGAAAGCGGACATTCGCAGTCAGCCAGACGACGCCGGTTGCGGCAGAAGGCGGGACCATGAATTCGAAGCAGGTTGTGGCTACAGCTCTTGCGGACTCGACGTACAAGGCGCCGTTGCGTGGCGCGATGGTCATCGGCGCTTCTTCGCCGGCCGAGCTTGCGGAGCGCCTGCGGGTTGTGCGCAAGGACGCGGCAGCCGGCCGGGCACCGGCCCCGATCGCGCCATTGCAGTCAGACCTGCGCGCGCCCGAGCGGCTGGCCATTGATTATGTCGACGCGGCCGATCTCGCTGACAAGGCAAGCAAGGTGCTCCAGGCCATGACCGTGAATCAGCCCGCGATGTGGAAGGCGCTGCGCGCGCAAGGCATTTTTCGGGGACACGGCCCGGCGCCCAAGGTCGCGTTCCTCTACACCGGCCAGGGATCGCAGTACGTGAACATGATGCGGCCGCTATGCGCGATCGAACCGATCGTCGCCGACACCTTCGCCGAAGCTGACCGAATCATGACGCCAATACTCGGCAAGCCGCTGTCGAAATTCATCTTCGTGGATAGCGCCGATCCGAAAGCGGTCGAGCAGGCGGAAGACGATCTTCGCCAGACCGCGATCACACAGCCGGCAGTACTGGCAACCGACTTGGCAATGACCCGGATGTTGGCTGCTTACGGTATTCAGCCCGACATGACCATGGGGCACAGCCTGGGGGAGTATGGCGCGCTCGTTGCTGCCGGTGGCCTTCCGTTCGCCGACGCTCTGGAGGCGGTCAGCGCGCGCGGGAGAGAAATGACCCGCGTGTCGTTCGCAGATAACGGGAAGATGGCGGCCGTCTTCGCGCCCGTCGAGGAGATCGAACGAATCCTGAAAACCGTAAACGGATACGTTGTCATCGCCAACATCAATAGCGACAAGCAGGGCGTGATCGGAGGGGCGTCGGAGGCCGTGGAACAGGCCACACAGCTGCTATTGAAGGCAGGCTACGACGTGACTCCGCTCTCGGTGAGCCATGCATTCCACACGTCCATCGTTGCCCCGGCGAGCGAGCCATTGCGAGAAGTGCTGAGCCGGCTGCATTTGCAGTCGCCTCGCTTGCCGATCGTCGCCAACGTCGATGGTCAGTTTTATCCCTCCGGTCCTGATGCCGTGCCCAAGATGCTCGATATCCTCGGCAAGCAGGTGGCGGCGCCTGTGCAATTCGTGAAAGGACTGCGGACGCTCTACGAAGCGGGCGCGCGCGTGTTCGTCGAGACTGGGCCGAAGAAAGCGCTCTTTGGATTTGCCGACGAGGTGCTTGGCGGCAACGGCGACGTGCTGTCGTTGTTCACCAATCATCCCAAGACCGGCGACATTGCATCGTTTAACCAGGCGCTGTGCGGCTTGTACTCGGCGGGCCTGGGCCGCGGCAGGACGGAAGAGGTCACACGGACGGCAGAGCAGGCTGTGTCCCCGCGCGTTGAAATGCCGAAAACGCAGGCGAGCGTGGCGACCGGAACCAGCCAACCTCCCGCCGTTACGTCACCAACGGACGATCGCTATCTCGCGCTAGGCCGCATGTTCGCTGAAGTGTTCGAGCGCGGCATGCGCATGTACCAGGGACAGCCTTCACCATCCAGCGGATTTCCTGTCGCCATCACCGGAGCGGCATTGGGCCTGCCCGGGACCGACCACATCTTTGACGATGGAAACATCGGCCGCATCTTGCGCGGCGAGCAGTTTATCAACACCATCCCCGTCCGCTTCCGCCAAGCCATGCTCGACAAGCACATTACGCGCCTGGTGAAGAGCGACAACGGCGGGCCGGTGTTCGACTCGATCAGCGACGTGAACGACGTGATTAAGCTCGCGGCCCGTGGTCGCGCATTCGACCTCGAGCACGAGTTCGGCGTCGGCGCCGACCGGATCGCCGCGCTCGATCGCGTGACTCAGCTCGCAATTGCTTCTGGCATTGACGCTCTGCGCGACGCCGGCATCCCCCTGGTCATGCGCTACAAGAAGACCAGCAAAGGAACGCTGCTGCCGGACCGCTGGAGATTGCCTGAGGCGCTGCGCGACGACACCGGCGTGATTTTCGCCTCCGCATTTCCGGGCCTGGACTCGCTGGTGGACGAGGTTTCGCGCTACCAAGTGGACCGCTCCCGCCGCGAGCAGGTGGAAATGCTGGAGCGGTTGCGGACGCGTGCCGTGGAAGCAAACGGGCAGAGTTCCACGCTGCGGCAGGAAATCGAACGGCGCATGGATGAACTGCGCTCCAGCATCGAGAAGGAACCGTATGTCTTCGACCGGCGCTTCCTGTTTAGAACTCTTTCGATGGGGCACTCGCAATTCGCCGAGTTCATCGGCGCGCGCGGTCCCAACACGCAGGTAAATTCCGCCTGTGCCAGCACCACGCTGGCGATTGCGCTGGCGGAAGATTGGATCGCCGCCGGCCGTTGCCGGCGCGTGATTGTCGTCTCCGCCGACGACGTAACCTCCGACAACATGCTGGAGTGGTTCGGCGCCGGGTTCCTGGCGAGCGGCGCGGCCGCGACCGACGATACGGTGGAAAATGCGGCCATCCCATTCGACCGGCGGCGGCACGGCATGATTATCGGAATGGGGGCTGCGGCACTGGTGGTCGAGAGCGATGAGGCTGCACGCCAGCGCGGCATTCGTCCCATCTGCGAGGTACTGAGCGCAGCCGCGGCGAACAGCGCCTTCCATGGCACGCGCCTCGACGTTGAGCACATTGCCGGGCTCATGGAAAAACTGGTCGCGCGTGCCGAAGCGACCCGCGGCATCGAGCGCCACCAGATCGCGCGGCAGACCGTTTTTGTTTCCCACGAGACTTACACGCCAGCGCGGGGCGGCAGCGCCTCGGCCGAAATCCATGCTCTGCGCAGGGTCTTCGGCGAATCCGCGGACCAGATCGTAATTGCCAACACCAAGGGTTTCACCGGGCACCCCATGGGCACCGGTATCGAAGACGTGGTTGCCGTCAAAGCGCTGGAGACCGGGTGTGTGCCCCCGGTGGCCAATTTCAAGGAAGTCGATCCGGAACTGGGCGCGCTGAACTTGTCCAAGGGCGGCGCCTATCCAGTGGAATATGCGCTGCGGCTGGCGGCGGGATTTGGCTCGCAGATCAGCATGGCGCTGCTGCGGCGCGTCGCCACCACCGGGGCGGTGCGCCCCAGCGCGAACGCTCTCGGCTACACCTATCGCATCGCCGACCCGCAAGCCTGGGACGCATGGCTGCGCGAGATCAGCGGCTATCCGGCCGCGGAGTTGGAGGTGGTCCACCGCACGCTGCGCCTCAGGGATCGCGGGCAGGCAGCGCAGATCACCGAACCATCGCGCGAAGCGAAGCCCGCAGTCGCGCCGCGCACCGCGCCATCGGCGCCGCTGAGCGTGCCCGCCGCGCCGGTCGCGGTTTTGGAACGCAAACCCGACGCGCCACAGCCGGTCGCAACCACGCCGGCTGTTACGGTTGCGAAACCTGAACCGGCTAAAGCCGTCCCGATAAACAGCGACGCGGTTAAGGAACGCGTGCTGGCGCTGGTCGCCCAGAAAACCGGCTATCCGCCGGAAATGCTCGATCTGGACCTGGACCTTGAGGCGGATCTTGGCATCGACACCGTGAAACAAGCCGAGGTCTTCGCTGCGATTCGCGAGGCTTACGGCATCGCTCGAGACGACAAGATCAAGTTGCGCGAGTTTCCTACCCTCGCGCACGTGATCCGGTTCGTTGTTGACCGGCGGTCTGATCTAGCCGGTGGGACGCCGCCGACGACACCTCCTCTCCAAGCGGCGCCGCCGAAGAAAGAAGTTGCGGCGGTTGTGCCGGCAACCACCACACCAACCCCCGCCGCGCCCGGCAAAGATGCGGTCAAGGAGCGCATTCTCACGCTGGTCGCGGAAAAGACGGGCTATCCGAAAGACATGCTGGACCTCGACCTCGACATGGAAGCCGATCTCGGCATCGACACGGTCAAGCAGGCGGAAATGTTTGCCGCCATTCGCGAAACCTACAATATCCCGCGTGATCCGAACCTCAAGCTGCGTGATTTCCCGACCCTGGCGCACGTGATTCAATTTGCCTATGACCGGCGGCCAAGCTTGGCCGCTGCAACCGTGGCGCCTGCCATCGTAACCACCACACCTGAACCGGCAGTTGCCGTTGCGGCTGCGCCCGCCGACAAAGATCAAATTGCGGACGCCGTCCTTAAGATTGTGGCGGAGAAGACCGGTTACCCGAAGGACATGCTGGACGTGGATCTGGATCTGGAAGCCGACTTGGGCATCGACACGGTCAAGCAGGCGGAGATGTTTGCCGCCATCCGCGCGCAATACAACATTCCGCGCGACCCGAACCTCAAGTTACGCGACTTCCCTACCCTGAAACACGTCATTCAATTTGCGCGCGACCGGGCACTGGCGAAACCCGCCGCGCCTGCCTTAGCAGTCGAGGCGAAGCCTTCCGAGAAAACTACCGGACCACGGCCGGCGGTTCAGAGTTTCGAAGCTGCGAACCAGGTTCCTCGCCGCGTGCCGGTGCCGGTCCTGCGTCCGCCGCTGGAGCTATGCAAGGCCACCGGCGTCACGCTCGGCCACGGCAGCCGCGTGGTCATCATGCCCGATGAAGACGGCGTTGGAAGCGCGATCACGCAATTGCTCGAACGCATGGGCGTTGAAGCGCTCCAACTTGAGCGCGGCGTGAGCCCAGGCGAGCTCGGCGATCGCCTCAAGCAGTGGGTCAGTACCGGGCCGGTTCACGGTGTTTACTGGCTGCCTGCGTTGGATCACGAAGGCCCCATCGGCGCCCTTGAATTGACCGCCTGGCACAAGCAAGTACAGCTAAGGCTGAAATCGCTGTACGCCACCATGCGCAGCCTGTGCGAGCAGATTGCCGCTCCGGGAGTTTTTCTGGTATCCGCCACGCGCCTCGGCGGACAACATGGCTACGATCCGGCAGGAGCCTTGGCGCCACTCGGCGGCGCCGTCACCGGCTTTACCAAGGCATACAA
This window contains:
- a CDS encoding acyl-CoA dehydrogenase family protein, producing the protein MIANKTLKLSLKALRDFAKKRLPDAELLELDRKDECPLEIVRQMCAGDLAIQLLFIPEEFGGMGGGAFDVYCICEEMARIDLGIATGVLATFLGSDPVRVGGTREQKKQWLGRIAEQGILFAYGATEPEAGSDLGALKSTAERVMDGDRIVGYKITGNKQWISNGGVADAYSVLASAPGGPSWFVVEKGVKGFTHDNPEEKHGIRLSNTAALAFDNVYVDADRLLGGVEGQGLLQAQAVFGYTRLMVAAFGLGAGWSALDRAIPYSKKRIQGGAPLSEKQGYTHKLIVPHVARLEAARAYIEETATRIDAAGEGSLNTEGAIAKYMATEAGNGAAEASIQALGGYGYTHEYMVEKISRDVRITTIYEGTSEIMEMTISRDRWQSHLKTRGQYYHDEARKLEALHARHPYAGADTAALASHALAEVMEKARVTRLTRYQHVLLRLGELIAYAECAGCLARRTALAEENKLPEKASRRFDAVSLATLARIFARDAALKVAEDGMRLIIGGGGVSDSELPAFEEALRLPAIHRAQKGLLADMDAIADVLYDRAGKSARLSA
- a CDS encoding electron transfer flavoprotein subunit alpha/FixB family protein encodes the protein MTARIFAYISHKAGMVDDSAGEFIAAAKKLDPAATPVAILTGNGADLDAACKNLPAGFAEVWKIANPALAYPNAELIRKALVKIVPGGGIVLVAHDHFGIDLAPGLSVKLNAAYVSDVLNIDGVEGVRLKAVRQELGGQVSAHVRCDVSSGAVITIRPGAFKSVDSTGAQPGVVDKSSEAGELVARRRYLRTIAAEAGDVDITKQTVLVSVGRGIQDKDNIAIAQELADALGCAVSCSRPVVDAKWMEKSRQVGTSGQTVRPKVYLACGISGAFQHLAGIKGNALIIAINKNPKAPIFQAAQVGIVADILEFLPELTTKINEMRCATR
- a CDS encoding electron transfer flavoprotein subunit beta/FixA family protein is translated as MDILVCAKRVPDMSENEIELNANDIERDDLVYSINEWDNYAVEEAIQIRDRVGGNVTVVTVGGEDDEEILRREMAMGANQGVLVCDESFAGSDGAGIAAILKAYVQKNHFDLILTGVQAEDGCAQVGGMLAAMLDYPFASLVNAIEVLDAGKLKITREIEGGNKEISEIDLPCVLSIQTGINEPRYVGMRGIQKVASAKIPVFGAADLGIAPQCAGQAAAKVHREDYFVPPTGAGAEMLRGSREEMVEKVVELLRANGGLK
- a CDS encoding SDR family NAD(P)-dependent oxidoreductase — protein: MENNVHRAIAIVGVGAVLPDAPNATAFWNNVKSGRYSISDVEPSRWDPGMYYDPDPAAPDKTYSKVGGWVREFTWDPMKWKLPIPPRVSAAMDESQQWAIKCTRDALEDYGHPKRSFDPERTAVILGNAMGGEKHYLTVLRVLYPEYARELAVSASFAALPEAVRRTILDELHDRMNHKLPLVTEDTMPGELSNVIAGRIANLFNFHGPNYVTDAACASAMAALSAAVDGLAEHDFDLALTGGIDRNMGPSTFVKFCKIGALSPTGSRPYAQGADGFVMGEGAAVLLLKRLADAERDDDKIYAVIRGVGGSSDGKGKGITAPNPIGQRIAMQRAWEDAGLSPATATLIEGHGTSTRVGDVVEVQSLIDVLKGVDLPPHSVALGSVKSNFGHLKSAAGAAGVLKAALAVHDKVLPPSLHCEHPTPDIDFAHSPVYPNTELKPWTMPPEGVRRVGVSAFGFGGTNFHIVLEEHIPHRLTGNGKRTFAVSQTTPVAAEGGTMNSKQVVATALADSTYKAPLRGAMVIGASSPAELAERLRVVRKDAAAGRAPAPIAPLQSDLRAPERLAIDYVDAADLADKASKVLQAMTVNQPAMWKALRAQGIFRGHGPAPKVAFLYTGQGSQYVNMMRPLCAIEPIVADTFAEADRIMTPILGKPLSKFIFVDSADPKAVEQAEDDLRQTAITQPAVLATDLAMTRMLAAYGIQPDMTMGHSLGEYGALVAAGGLPFADALEAVSARGREMTRVSFADNGKMAAVFAPVEEIERILKTVNGYVVIANINSDKQGVIGGASEAVEQATQLLLKAGYDVTPLSVSHAFHTSIVAPASEPLREVLSRLHLQSPRLPIVANVDGQFYPSGPDAVPKMLDILGKQVAAPVQFVKGLRTLYEAGARVFVETGPKKALFGFADEVLGGNGDVLSLFTNHPKTGDIASFNQALCGLYSAGLGRGRTEEVTRTAEQAVSPRVEMPKTQASVATGTSQPPAVTSPTDDRYLALGRMFAEVFERGMRMYQGQPSPSSGFPVAITGAALGLPGTDHIFDDGNIGRILRGEQFINTIPVRFRQAMLDKHITRLVKSDNGGPVFDSISDVNDVIKLAARGRAFDLEHEFGVGADRIAALDRVTQLAIASGIDALRDAGIPLVMRYKKTSKGTLLPDRWRLPEALRDDTGVIFASAFPGLDSLVDEVSRYQVDRSRREQVEMLERLRTRAVEANGQSSTLRQEIERRMDELRSSIEKEPYVFDRRFLFRTLSMGHSQFAEFIGARGPNTQVNSACASTTLAIALAEDWIAAGRCRRVIVVSADDVTSDNMLEWFGAGFLASGAAATDDTVENAAIPFDRRRHGMIIGMGAAALVVESDEAARQRGIRPICEVLSAAAANSAFHGTRLDVEHIAGLMEKLVARAEATRGIERHQIARQTVFVSHETYTPARGGSASAEIHALRRVFGESADQIVIANTKGFTGHPMGTGIEDVVAVKALETGCVPPVANFKEVDPELGALNLSKGGAYPVEYALRLAAGFGSQISMALLRRVATTGAVRPSANALGYTYRIADPQAWDAWLREISGYPAAELEVVHRTLRLRDRGQAAQITEPSREAKPAVAPRTAPSAPLSVPAAPVAVLERKPDAPQPVATTPAVTVAKPEPAKAVPINSDAVKERVLALVAQKTGYPPEMLDLDLDLEADLGIDTVKQAEVFAAIREAYGIARDDKIKLREFPTLAHVIRFVVDRRSDLAGGTPPTTPPLQAAPPKKEVAAVVPATTTPTPAAPGKDAVKERILTLVAEKTGYPKDMLDLDLDMEADLGIDTVKQAEMFAAIRETYNIPRDPNLKLRDFPTLAHVIQFAYDRRPSLAAATVAPAIVTTTPEPAVAVAAAPADKDQIADAVLKIVAEKTGYPKDMLDVDLDLEADLGIDTVKQAEMFAAIRAQYNIPRDPNLKLRDFPTLKHVIQFARDRALAKPAAPALAVEAKPSEKTTGPRPAVQSFEAANQVPRRVPVPVLRPPLELCKATGVTLGHGSRVVIMPDEDGVGSAITQLLERMGVEALQLERGVSPGELGDRLKQWVSTGPVHGVYWLPALDHEGPIGALELTAWHKQVQLRLKSLYATMRSLCEQIAAPGVFLVSATRLGGQHGYDPAGALAPLGGAVTGFTKAYKREHTETLVKAVDFEAGRNRLEIAELLIEETLRDSGAVEIGYKAGQRWTIGLQEKPAADGGPGLPINKDTVFLVTGAAGSIVSAITADLAAASGGTFYLLDLVPEPDRHNPDLQRFVSDKDGLKRDLFERIKKREKRATPAMVEKELAALERAQAAASAIQAVEDAGGTARYFSVNLTDAEAVARIVKQVRSQSGRIDVLLHAAGLERSHFLADKPPQEFDLVFDVKTDGWFNLLQAIGDMPLAATVAFSSVAGRFGNAGQTDYSSANDLLCKLTSNLRTTRPVTRGIVIDWTAWGGIGMATRGSIPKMMEVAGIDMLPPEAGVPLIRRELTAGATRGEIVIGNRLGILSAEWDETGGLDAKAAEALTAGQRHGPMVGKVAGAGIYSGVTVETTLDPKLQPFLHDHQIDGTPVLPGVMGIEAFAEAAALMLPGWHAEAVEDVHFLAPFKFYRHEPRTVTTNVTFHADGEFVTADCRLIGQRALPNQKEPQVTTHFTARVRMTKSAPEASITSVPNQPSGEVIAAADIYKVYFHGPAYQVINRAWREGKRMIGAMAKDLPSNHQPAGSPVVIAPRWIELCFQTAGLWEIQEEGKFGLPLHVDRVTVVSKPPSKDAELHAVVTPRGDGSFDAEVVDAKGVRYVQLKGYRTIALPTKIADNALHGMAAVA